A section of the Octopus bimaculoides isolate UCB-OBI-ISO-001 chromosome 17, ASM119413v2, whole genome shotgun sequence genome encodes:
- the LOC106873422 gene encoding allatostatin-A receptor → MNWYESTAPNLFVNSSEETVWMIMYHNDSSGNSFGNTTIIENNFAERLLKIIVPIVFGVIVTVGFIGNLLVIIVIISNKRMVNTTNILIFSLALADLCFIVFCVPFTAAKYVIPRWPFGKVWCKIMQYLTYVCAYASVYTLVLMSFDRYLAVVHPIRSMTIRTEKNCLIMVIIVWVIILAANAPLLIQFDLLVYVYHGEQRQSCVNTAASEDPMLNIIFYVAFFVAGYVIPLTLVCILYGFMLRRLLFGITPRNQSAESIRSKKRVTRMIVIVVILFAICWLPIQIIFMLHSAGVYATNTTNFWIHLIANCFAYANSCMNPILYAFLSDNFRKSFRKLLCCSSPALSTYDYERTQIRGSMSTRRSEAV, encoded by the coding sequence ATGAATTGGTATGAGTCAACAGCGCCTAATCTATTCGTGAACAGCAGTGAGGAGACAGTATGGATGATTATGTATCACAACGACAGCAGCGGGAACTCGTTTGGCAATACGACgattatagaaaataattttgcagAAAGATTACTAAAGATAATTGTTCCAATTGTGTTCGGAGTAATCGTCACAGTTGGGTTTATCGGTAACCTTTTggttatcatcgtcattatttcaAACAAAAGAATGGTAAATACCACAAATATCCTCATATTTAGCCTGGCCTTGGCTGATTTATGTTTTATCGTCTTTTGTGTGCCATTTACAGCAGCTAAATATGTAATACCTCGGTGGCCGTTTGGCAAAGTTTGGTGtaaaataatgcagtatttgaCATATGTGTGCGCTTACGCTAGTGTCTATACACTCGTGCTGATGTCATTCGACCGGTATCTAGCGGTAGTACACCCTATCAGGTCGATGACTATACGGACAGAAAAGAACtgtttaataatggtaataattgtTTGGGTGATCATTCTGGCAGCAAATGCACCACTGTTAATTCAATTTGACCTTCTGGTCTACGTATATCACGGAGAACAACGTCAGTCATGCGTGAACACTGCTGCTTCCGAAGATCCAATGTTGAACATTATATTCTATGTTGCATTTTTCGTTGCAGGTTACGTCATCCCATTAACATTAGTATGCATTCTATATGGTTTCATGCTTAGGCGCCTCCTCTTTGGAATAACCCCGCGCAATCAGTCAGCAGAAAGTATAAGATCAAAAAAGAGGGTGACACGTATGATAGTTATAGTTGTGATTCTCTTTGCTATTTGCTGGTTGCCAATCCAAATTATATTCATGCTTCACAGTGCTGGAGTTTATGCCACGAATACCACAAACTTCTGGATTCATCTTATAGCCAACTGCTTCGCATATGCCAATAGTTGTATGAATCCAATACTTTATGCCTTCTTATCCGATAATTTTAGGAAAAGTTTTCGAAAGCTTCTATGTTGCTCCTCTCCAGCGCTCAGTACGTACGACTATGAACGAACGCAAATACGGGGAAGTATGTCAACAAGAAGATCCGAAGCTGTATAA